In Gordonia sp. SL306, the genomic window CGTCGTCTGTCGGTCGCCACCGCGACCATGCGGCGCTTGTTCTCGCCGGGGCGCCGACCGTGACAGAACGCGATGGTGTTCCACAGCAGGTTGATCGCATCGTCGGGGGACGCGAGGGCGGCGTCGGCCAGACCGAAAAGGTCTGTGCGTGAGATGGTCTCGCCGCACAACACACCGGGAAGACCATGCTCGGCGAGTTGCTCGGCCCACCATGGGCGGTCGACGCCGACAGCGTCGTCGAGGAGTTCTGTGGTGCGGTCGCCTGCGGCGAGCCAGTCGATCAGGATGGTCGGTGGTGCGAGATCGCGGGGACTCATGGTTCTTAGGACGCAGCCCGGGGCCGAGCGGTTCCCACGATCTGCTGGCCTATGGCGACCGGAGGAATTCACCTGCGGCCGAGTCGAAATCGGCGGCCCGGTCCCGGTGCACACTGTGACCGGCGCCGATCACCGTGAACCGGCCGCCGGGGAGCACCTCGCTGAGCGAGCGGAGATGCTGCGGCGGTAGGAAGCTGCGTCGTCCACCCGAGATGACCAGGGCAGGCGCCGTGACCGCCCGCAGACGCGTCCACCAGTCGGGGTCGGCGACCTCGAACTGGGTCGAGACGTCGGTGGCCACCCGCCGGTCGAATCGGATGATGGGAACCGGATTGCGTACGGCCCAGCCCAGTCCGCGCACGCGTTCGCCGAGCGATGCCGCGACGACGATGTTCTCGTCGAGATCGTGTTGATCCCGCGGCATCGGCGGGATCTCCTCGAGGACGATGCGCCGCACGCGGTTCGGCACATCCATCGCCAACCTGAGCGCGGAGTGCGCCCCGAGCGAATGCGCGACCACGTCGGCCACCTCGATGTCGAGGTCGTCGAGGACGAATCTCAGGTCGTCGCGGAAGTCGTCGAGCCGGTAGCTCGCGGCGTGCCCGCTCCGGCCGTGACCGCGGAGATCGACGGAGACGACCGACCTGCCCTCACGGCGTAGCGCCCTGGCGAAAGTGCGCCAGGTGCTGTGGTCACCGGCCATGCCGTGCACCAGCACGACGGGCGGACGATCGGGGTCGACCCCGGCGACCCGGACATTGAGTGCGAGGTCCCCCGAAGCGGTCGGTCGATGCAGCACGCGCATGCCATCGAGGGTAATGAGCGGTGCTGTCGCCGAGATTCCGGGTGCTGCCGGCGGATCAGTCGCGGAACCAGCCGCTCTTCTTCGCACGCATCACCATGTCCTGCCAGTAACCCCACTGATGGGTTCCGAGCGCCGGATAATCGGCCGTGATCCGCACTCCAGCAATCGCAGCCCCGACCTCGAAAGTGCGGGTCTGCGCGAGTGAGATGACCTCGAGCGGGGTGCCCTTGATGGATCCGATCGCATCGGTGTTGTACTTCCCCCACACACCCGACGCCGCGCCCACCCGAATGCGCATCCCCCGCATCCGGGGGATCTGGACGAGGGCGTCGTTGCGAACCCACCGTTCGTTCCACGGCAGACCCCACATGGCGTCGGCACTGAACGGACCGACCCCCGCGGCCATCCCGGCGTCGATCAGCGCCAGCCGCACCGCTTCCCGCATGGTCGGCGCAGACAGATTGAGGAAACCCGACATCGAGAAGACATGGGAGATCCGCTTCCGGTGGTACGCACCGTAGATCATCGCCGCGTTGCCGCCCATCGAGATACCCATGACGGCGTACTTACCCCGCGGCCCCACCGCGAGACCGCGCGCATCCAGTTCTCTCACAATGGTGTTCAGGCGACATGTCCAGCGATACCGGTACTTGATCTTGTTTCCCGGGCTGGCGGCATTCCAGTCGGTGTAGAAGCTCGCCAGTCCGCCGACCGGTTCCACCACGTTCACACCGGTGTTGGCGATCCGCTGAATCTGCGTCTCATGGCGCCAGCCGCTCTCGTCGTTCGTCGCCCGAAGCCCATCGAGCGCGATCACCGTCTTGTAGTTGCCCCATCTGGTCCACATGTCCACCGGCGTCGAGGGCATCCCGCACCCCGACACGTAGAAACGACCGAAAGAGGCCGCGTTTGCGGTCCCCGCGGCGACCACTCCCGTCCCGGCGGCCGCGGCGAGCGCGAGCAGAAACACGAGAAGGCGTCGCCGCGCGACGGCAAAGCGCCCGCGGTCGTTGAGAACTGGCACCGCAGCACCGTAATTCGCCCACACCTGCGATTGCCATGGTTGTGACCACAGCTCCCGCACATTGCAATCAGGGTGTTACCAAAGTGACGCATGTGACTGGGGCCGGGTCCGTGCTGTTCGACACCGGTTCGGCCGGATCACCGCAGGATTTGCCTTCGCTCCTGACGCAGACGACGAAGGCGGCCACACTCGCGGATCGCGAAGCGCAGGACGGGATTATGTGATTCATCCAGAGAAGCGGAGTGTCCTCCTCGCCAGGGACAAGCGGTTTCCGTAGAACGCATGGGGCGTCTGTTTCCGCCCACGACGGGTGCTGGAGAACGTGACCGGGGGCCAACGCAGTCTGGCCCTACCCGGGGATCGGTCCGGCGGCGGCCTCGCGCAGCTTCGCGATTGTGACTATCTTGCGACGGACGCTTCCCACCGCGCGGCTCGCGGTGCGCTCGGCCTTGTCGATGTTCGACCAGCCGCCGCCGTCGATCGGCAGCACTCCGCGCGACGCGAGCATCGCGACGACGT contains:
- a CDS encoding alpha/beta fold hydrolase produces the protein MRVLHRPTASGDLALNVRVAGVDPDRPPVVLVHGMAGDHSTWRTFARALRREGRSVVSVDLRGHGRSGHAASYRLDDFRDDLRFVLDDLDIEVADVVAHSLGAHSALRLAMDVPNRVRRIVLEEIPPMPRDQHDLDENIVVAASLGERVRGLGWAVRNPVPIIRFDRRVATDVSTQFEVADPDWWTRLRAVTAPALVISGGRRSFLPPQHLRSLSEVLPGGRFTVIGAGHSVHRDRAADFDSAAGEFLRSP
- a CDS encoding alpha/beta hydrolase, with the translated sequence MLALAAAAGTGVVAAGTANAASFGRFYVSGCGMPSTPVDMWTRWGNYKTVIALDGLRATNDESGWRHETQIQRIANTGVNVVEPVGGLASFYTDWNAASPGNKIKYRYRWTCRLNTIVRELDARGLAVGPRGKYAVMGISMGGNAAMIYGAYHRKRISHVFSMSGFLNLSAPTMREAVRLALIDAGMAAGVGPFSADAMWGLPWNERWVRNDALVQIPRMRGMRIRVGAASGVWGKYNTDAIGSIKGTPLEVISLAQTRTFEVGAAIAGVRITADYPALGTHQWGYWQDMVMRAKKSGWFRD